A window from Malassezia japonica chromosome 1, complete sequence encodes these proteins:
- a CDS encoding uncharacterized protein (EggNog:ENOG503P6JK; COG:S), with protein MSIGEGPRRSAHRVRPPADAPRIDRELSEARRNRPVHQIRPPSQPLGDDASRYARAERPERPVRSRQSRYEDAEETPRRVRNRDSARMSRRDVDRDLARREAEERELSRRDAERRELARRQAQKHEWVDEEEAEERLSRPVSRRSGLAEPTRDVDEVRAGRERRDRDLRDSRRRSHREPPRDEFVDAPEVRTPRQRRRSRPPSQVRHTPERDEERLASRKSSRSSLVRRATTAGAGAAAGGAAGAAGAAVLDEKAAAPGGPDGPVDDVTLAAMDPPRSNRKRRLAPVPGGQVNTVKEGRMFPFTGIDNLGLLMEDDSYQPVCFSIYLFKTTLDYRTVREFFEVLAQLYPKYRYVVDFQPYSALRRDREKRKEQEALANAPEEVKEARRRELEEATRVGRLPFNAGPHTMYSKSLKAGSWLRPAKWRIDDDFHISENINVMSCQGTGDDAQLYRIAGRFLSRHFNYNKPVWEALLVQGLNTAEGAKSALMIKIHHSFSDGQGMIQSYHAALTAMDKGMGIKEVQQWVDIAKKKEKAGKAEIRPTLLGTASHSLYTMRELYFRKRKSFVYKNPGQPRSTHRLYCHSEGVSMEKIKTIRNAFSDGPVRLTLNDVAIAILARAMRAATEQLNPGKNDRRAAIFVPISRRPPGNWDLYNYTTGALAWLRYPDPEKSSVEDQLALVQKEMLRLKKSYLPAIWYKTFDFVCKRRAWYLPNYPGWRQFFYRAFSEYHVATNVPGPTEEVSFGKHKAFSYHVLPPSSPGKATMAIGMISYANDFSLAISCDDVPEFKDVPQVLCDAFQYAARVMVDAAERKLASAKESA; from the coding sequence ATGTCTATCGGCGAAGGGCCACGCCGCTCAGCGCACCGTGTGCGCCCCCCCGCGGATGCCCCGCGCATCGATAGAGAGCTGTCTGAGGCGCGCAGAAACCGCCCTGTCCACCAGATCCGCCCACCATcgcagccgctcggcgatgACGCGTCGCGCTACGCGCGTGCGGAGCGCCCGGAGCGCCcggtgcgctcgcgtcAAAGTCGGTACGAGGATGCGGAAgagacgccgcgccgtgtgcGTAACCGTGACTCGGCGCGCATGTCGCGTCGCGACGTGGACCGCGatcttgcgcgccgcgaggccgaagagcgcgagctgagccgccgcgacgcggagcgccgcgaactcgcgcgccgccaggcGCAGAAGCACGAGTGGGTCGACGAagaggaggccgaggagcgttTGTCGCGCCCTGTttcgcgccgcagcgggcTTGCAGAGCCtacgcgcgacgtcgacgaggtgcgtgcgggccgcgagcgccgcgatcgtGATCTGCGCGAtagccgccgccgctcgcaccGCGAGCCGCCACGCGACGAGTTTGTGGATGCGCCCGAGGTCAGGACgccgcgccagcgccggcgctcgcgtccGCCGTCGCAGGTGCGCCacacgcccgagcgcgacgaggagcgtctGGCGAGCCGCAAGAGCTCGCGTtcgtcgctcgtgcgccgtgcgacTACCgctggcgccggcgccgcggcgggtggtgcggcaggcgctgcgggcGCCGCAGTGCTGGACGAaaaagcggcggcgcccggcggcccGGATGGCCCGGTGGACGACGTGACGCTCGCTGCGATGGATCCCCCCCGCAGCAACCGCAAGCGCCGTCTTGCGCCTGTCCCCGGAGGCCAGGTGAATACGGTGAAAGAGGGCCGCATGTTCCCCTTTACTGGTATCGATAATTTGGGACTGCTTATGGAGGACGACTCGTACCAGCCAGTGTGCTTCTCCATCTACCTCTTTAAAACGACGCTGGACTACcgcacggtgcgcgagTTCTTTGAGGTGCTGGCGCAACTGTACCCCAAGTACCGCTACGTGGTCGACTTCCAGCCGTActctgcgctgcgccgcgaccgcgagAAGCGCAAAGAGCAAGAGGCGCTTGCGAATGCGCCCGAGGAAGTgaaagaggcgcgccgccgcgagttGGAAGAGGCCACGCgtgtcggccgcctgccgTTCAATGCCGGCCCCCACACGATGTACTCCAAGAGTCTCAAGGCCGGCTCGTGGCTGCGCCCTGCCAAGTggcgcatcgacgacgactTTCACATTTCGGAGAACATCAATGTGATGTCGTGCCAAGGcacgggcgacgacgcgcagctGTACCGTATTGCCGGCCGTTTCCTCTCGCGCCACTTTAACTACAACAAGCCGGTGTGGGAAGCGCTGCTAGTTCAGGGCCTGAACACGGCCGAAGGTGCCAAGAGTGCGCTCATGATCAAGATCCACCACAGTTTTTCCGACGGCCAAGGCATGATCCAATCGTaccacgccgcgctcacgGCCATGGACAAAGGCATGGGCATCAAGGAAGTCCAGCAGTGGGTCGACATTGCCAAGAAGAAGGAAAAGGCGGGCAAGGCAGAGATCCGCccgacgctcctcggcaccgcgtcgcacTCGCTGTACACGATGCGTGAGCTGTACTTCCGCAAGCGCAAGTCGTTTGTGTACAAGAACCCCGGGCAGCCCCGCTCGACACATCGTCTGTACTGCCACTCGGAGGGTGTGAGCATGGAGAAGATCAAAACCATCCGCAATGCCTTCTCCGACGGCCCCGTGCGCCTGACGCTGAACGACGTCGCGATCGCGATCCTCGCgcgtgcgatgcgcgcggcgactgAGCAGCTGAACCCCGGCAAGAacgaccggcgcgcggccatcTTTGTGCCGATCTCCCGCCGTCCGCCCGGGAACTGGGACCTGTACAACTACACGACCGGTGCCCTGGCATGGCTGCGCTACCCCGACCCTGAAAAGTCGTCGGTGGAAGACCagctggcgctcgtgcagaaAGAGATGCTGCGCCTGAAAAAGTCGTACCTGCCTGCGATCTGGTACAAGACCTTTGACTTTGTGTGCAAGCGCCGTGCGTGGTACCTCCCCAACTACCCCGGGTGGCGCCAGTTCTTCTACCGCGCCTTTAGCGAGTACCACGTCGCGACCAACGTCCCCGGCCCGACCGAAGAGGTGTCCTTTGGCAAGCACAAAGCGTTTAGCTACCACGTGCTCCCCCCCAGCTCGCCCGGCAAGGCGACAATGGCGATCGGCATGATTTCCTATGCGAACGACTTTTCGCTCGCGATCTCGTGCGACGATGTGCCCGAGTTCAAGGACGTCCCGCAGGTGCTCTGCGACGCCTTCCagtacgccgcgcgcgtcatggtcgacgcggcggagcgcaagctcgcAAGCGCAAAAGAAAGCGCATAG
- a CDS encoding uncharacterized protein (EggNog:ENOG503P55I; COG:S) → MDARERAAAEIRAHLAAETGGAPVSEQWCAECVAHLSAMQPALSDDQPSLLRAVRAQFLASQLGDSLERGVLGDELPQSALLQITAMTDVGVSAQTLLDTLYARRSTQAMPPYPRNMLCMELSDGFSKTIMAYEDAHIGALVLGETRLGAKIVVRSLRREKNGVVFLRPETTSVLGGAVPELARDGERKLELALCAKLNVAPSDGQMGAEGRWSASASAPASAPANASASANASASANAIASANASTHTGPTRTVPKVSPESTEPTLPGSNPSRPNLSGPALPNGTRQDPAAPRQPAHVPPSAPSADVHVLAHAPSTFAMDVDPAVDPHSDAWDLDAEAALLEAEQALVGAPAPTPDTQAPPTQHTPTASQPKSELLRHLDAAPTPPSQPRATPSRASGEERARLKILPKQPTPTPRESRAAAPIELSSDSESESAAAAYIVLSD, encoded by the exons AtggacgcgcgcgagcgcgctgcggccgagATTCGCGCACACCTCGCGGCAGAGACGGGGGGGGCGCCGGTCAGCGAGCAGTGGTG CGCGGAATGCGTAGCGCATTTATCGGCGATGCAGCCGGCGCTAAGCGACGACCAACCGAGTTTGCTGCGTGCAGTACGCGCGCAGTTTCTCGCgtcgcagctcggcgactcGTTGGAGAGAGGCGTgctgggcgacgagctgccaCAGAGCGCGCTCCTCCAAATTACGGCCATGACCGACGTAGGTGTCTCGGCACAGACGCTGCTGGATACCTTGTATGCGCGGCGGAGCACTCAGGCGATGCCGCCGTATCCCCGCAACATGCTGTGCATGGAGCTCAGCGACGGATTCTCCAAGACGATCATGGCATACGAAGATGCGCATAttggcgcgctcgtgctggGCGAGACGAGGCTCGGCGCAAAAATCGtggtgcgctcgctgcgccgcgaaaAAAACGGCGTCGTGTTCCTGCGGCCAGAAACGACTAGTGtgctgggcggcgcagtGCCGGAGCTTGCACgagacggcgagcgcaaactcgagcttgcgctgtGTGCCAAGCTGAATGTTGCGCCGAGTGATGGGCAAATGGGGGCGGAAGGACGTTGgtcggccagcgcatcTGCCCCTGCGAGTGCGCCTGCGAATGCAAGTGCATCTGCGAATGCAAGTGCATCTGCGAATGCGATCGCATCTGCGAATGCATCTACGCATACGGGGCCTACGCGCACCGTGCCCAAAGTCAGTCCTGAGTCGACCGAGCCAACGCTGCCTGGATCCAATCCATCCAGGCCCAATCTGTCAGGACCTGCTCTGCCGAATGGCACGCGCCAAGACCccgccgccccgcgccAACCTGCGCATGTGCCACCCTCTGCACCTTCCGCCGATGTCCATGTACTTGCGCATGCGCCTTCTACATTCGCTATGGACGTGGACCCTGCTGTGGATCCCCACTCGGATGCATgggacctcgacgccgaagcggcgctgctcgaggccgagcaggccctcgtcggtgccccggcgccgacgcccgaTACCCAAGCGCCTCCTACGCAACATACCCCCACGGCGTCGCAGCCCAAGTcggagctgctgcgccatctggacgcggcgccgacgcccccCAGCCAGCCACGTGCAACACCATCCCGCGCGAgtggcgaggagcgtgcgcgactCAAGATCTTACCCAAGCAGCCCACGCCGACCCCCCGTGAgtcacgcgccgcggccccgATTGAGCTCTCGTCCGACTCCGAGTCCGAGtcagcggcggcagcgtACATTGTGCTCTCGGATTGA
- a CDS encoding dihydrolipoyllysine-residue acetyltransferase (EggNog:ENOG503NVAH; COG:I), which yields MYAVARIPFQATARASLSGGVATLRAQAARAAQLHTSAAALELQKFTMPAMSPTMQDGGIATWRKNEGESYHSGDVLLEIETDKATMEVEAQDDGVLAKIIAQAGSKHVPVNSTIAIVGEEGDDLSGADDLAKEAEREFASAKASEKEGEQKKEQEKKEKTEKTEKKDDKEDKPAPKQDKKESAPQADDGPVKRVFATPIARKIAQERGIPLLKVKGSGPEGRIVKEDVENFAPEAVASAAAPAAGVSAYTDTPLSNMRRTIASRLSESKSTVPHYYVSIDVEMDRALQLREVFNRASAEAAKGDADKAKAAKLSVNDFIMKAAAVALKQVPAVNSAWHGEFIREHHVQDISMAVSTPNGLITPIVRNVGSIGLSEISSESKSLAKKARDGKLKPEEYQGGTFTISNMGMMGTTNFTAIINPPQSCILAIGTTEARIVPDDSERGWRKAQIMQATISADHRVADGATSARWMQAFKAALENPLSFML from the exons ATGTACGCGGTGGCACGTATCCCATTCCAGGCCACGGCCCGCGCTTCTCTGAGCGGTGGTGTTGCGAcactgcgtgcgcaggctgcgcgtgctgcgcagctgcacacCAGTGCCGCAGCGCTGGAACTGCAAAAGTTTACCATGCCCGCGATGAGCCCGACGATGCAGGACGGCGGTATTGCGACGTGGCGCAAGAACGAGGGCGAGTCATACCATTCCGGCGATGTCCTTCTTGAGATT GAAACCGACAAGGCCACGATGGAAGTCGAGGCACAGGATGACGGTGTGCTGGCCAAGATCATT GCGCAAGCCGGCTCGAAGCACGTCCCGGTGAACTCGACCATCGCAATTGTCGGTGAGGAGGGCGATGACCTCTCGGGTGCGGACGACCTCGCAaaggaggccgagcgcgagttTGCCTCCGCCAAGGCCAGCGAGAAGGAGGGCGAGCAGAAGAAGGAGcaggagaagaaggagaagaCGGAGAAGACggagaagaaggacgaCAAGGAGGACAAGCCCGCGCCGAAGCAGGACAAGAAggagagcgcgccgcaggccgacgacggcccGGTCAAGCGCGTGTTTGCCACGCCGATCGCCCGCAAGattgcgcaggagcgcggcatTCCCCTGCTCAAGGTCAAGGGCAGCGGTCCCGAGGGCCGCATCGTCAAGGAGGACGTGGAGAACTttgcgcccgaggcggtggccagcgccgcggccccgGCGGCGGGTGTCTCGGCGTACACCGACACTCCCCTCTCCAacatgcgccgcacgatcgcctcgcgcctgTCCGAGTCCAAGTCGACCGTGCCGCACTACTACGTCTCGATCGACGTGGAGATggaccgcgcgctgcagctgcgcgaggtctTTAACCGTGCGtctgccgaggcggccaagGGCGATGCGgacaaggccaaggcggcgaAGCTGAGCGTGAACGACTTTATCATGAAGGCTGCTGCTGTCGCCCTGAAGCAGGTGCCTGCGGTGAACTCGGCATGGCACGGCGAGTTTATCCGCGAGCACCACGTCCAGGACATTTCGATGGCGGTCTCGACGCCGAACGGCCTCATTACGCCGATCGTGCGCAACGTCGGCTCGATTGGTCTCTCGGAGATCTCGAGCGAGAGCAAGTCGCTCGCCAaaaaggcgcgcgacggcaagcTCAAGCCGGAGGAGTACCAGGGCGGCACCTTTACCATCTCCAACATGGGCATGATGGGTACGACCAACTTTACGGCGATCATCAACCCCCCGCAGAGCTGTATCCTGGCCATCGgcacgaccgaggcgcgcatcgtgccGGACGACTCGGAGCGCGGCtggcgcaaggcgcagaTCATGCAGGCCACCATCTCTGCCGACCACCGCGTGgcggacggcgcgacgtcggcgcggtggaTGCAGGCGTtcaaggcggcgctggagAATCCCTTGTCCTTTATGCTGTAG